The proteins below come from a single Sorghum bicolor cultivar BTx623 chromosome 4, Sorghum_bicolor_NCBIv3, whole genome shotgun sequence genomic window:
- the LOC8073894 gene encoding E3 ubiquitin-protein ligase Os04g0590900 yields the protein MAAVASSSPPATIAGPQPTWVPYEPTRDCSQGLCSMYCPQWCYFIFPPPPPAFDIAGPGSGDDSSGPTFSPLVIAIIGVLASAFLLVSYYTIISKYCGTFSSLRNMLFGPRRGRGGVGGGDSRSLEPWGAVPSDGLDETLINKITVCKYKRGDGFVDSTDCSVCLGEFRDGESLRLLPKCSHAFHLPCIDTWLKSHSNCPLCRCNIAFVAVGVVSPEPERRGATREDRDWRDNNHPELILTVDESSEPARGVPQSQSQNQNVVSGNGGDGLAPKEFPGRSEEASGIAEIKEDCALPVRASSSLSDTHREGPMSIADVLQASMEDELMMARESGLLAGSSGRCHGEHSKDGSGRSGRAMPDAAKRLPSVGRSCFSSRNGRGKDSILPM from the coding sequence ATGGCGGCAGTGGCGTCGTCTTCTCCTCCTGCAACAATTGCTGGGCCGCAGCCGACGTGGGTGCCCTATGAGCCAACCAGGGACTGCTCCCAGGGCCTCTGCAGCATGTACTGCCCGCAGTGGTGCTACTTCATCTTcccgcccccgccgccggcCTTCGACATCGCCGGACCCGGGAGCGGCGACGACTCCTCCGGCCCCACCTTCTCGCCCCTCGTCATCGCCATCATCGGCGTGCTCGCCAGCGCCTTCCTCCTCGTCAGCTACTACACCATCATCTCCAAGTACTGCGGCACCTTCAGCTCCCTGCGGAACATGCTCTTCGGTCCCCGCAGGGgccgcggcggcgtcggcggcggcgattCGCGGAGTCTGGAGCCGTGGGGCGCCGTGCCGTCGGACGGGCTGGACGAGACCCTGATCAACAAGATCACGGTGTGCAAGTACAAGCGCGGCGACGGGTTCGTGGACAGCACCGACTGCTCCGTCTGCCTCGGCGAGTTCCGGGACGGCGAGAGCCTCCGGCTGCTGCCCAAGTGCAGCCACGCCTTCCACCTGCCTTGCATCGACACGTGGCTCAAGTCGCACTCCAACTGCCCGCTCTGCCGCTGTAACATCGCCTTCGTCGCCGTCGGGGTGGTGTCACCGGAGCCGGAGCGCCGCGGCGCCACGCGGGAGGACCGCGACTGGAGAGACAACAACCACCCCGAGCTGATCCTGACGGTCGACGAGTCCTCGGAGCCCGCGCGTGGCGTGCCGCAGAGTCAGAGTCAGAATCAGAATGTGGTCAGCGGCAACGGCGGTGACGGCCTGGCGCCGAAGGAATTTCCGGGGAGATCAGAGGAGGCCAGCGGCATTGCCGAGATAAAGGAGGACTGCGCGCTGCCGGTGCGGGCGTCGTCGTCGCTGTCCGACACGCACCGCGAAGGCCCAATGTCCATCGCCGACGTGCTGCAGGCCAGCATGGAGGACGAGCTGATGATGGCCCGGGAGAGCGGCCTCCTGGCAGGCTCGTCGGGACGGTGCCACGGGGAGCACAGCAAGGACGGCAGCGGCCGCAGCGGCCGTGCAATGCCGGATGCAGCGAAGCGATTGCCGTCTGTTGGAAGATCGTGCTTCAGCAGCAGGAATGGCAGGGGAAAGGATTCGATTCTTCCAATGTGA
- the LOC8073895 gene encoding transcription factor bHLH96, translating into MSALVDALCAAPPPSDAAALVYDTFNAASFLFDTAAFCDGAGIVVAPASAHQQQQQAAVEEAPAGEAQAATTTSTTTRVRKRRRRARSCKSREETETQRMTHIAVERNRRRQMNEYLTALRSIMPETYVQRGDQASIVGGAIEFVKELEQQLQCLEAQKRKLLAAARPDATPMHASSGSGSTRTCCADSATAATTSNCSSSVTEDAAEHAHAPPPPFAQFFTYPQYVWCHSARNPAAAEGEEDGRRSGVADVEVTLVETHASVRVMTTRRPGQLLSLVTGLQALRLAVLHLSVTTLDALVLHSISVKVEEGCGLATADDIAAAVHHVLCIIDAEATEQQLLAAAGPQPQ; encoded by the exons ATGTCAGCGTTAGTGGACGCGCTgtgcgccgcgccgccgcccagcGACGCCGCCGCGCTCGTCTACGACACCTTCAACGCCGCCAGCTTCCTCTTCGACACCGCCGCGTTCTGTGACGGCGCCGGCATTGTCGTCGCCCCGGCGTCCGcgcatcagcagcagcagcaggcggccgTGGAGGAGGCGCCGGCGGGGGAGGCGCAGGcagcgacgacgacgtcgaCGACGACTAGGGTCaggaagcggcggcggcgggcgcggaGCTGCAAGTCGAGGGAGGAGACGGAGACCCAGCGGATGACGCACATCGCCGTCGAGCGCAACCGCCGCCGCCAGATGAACGAGTACCTCACCGCGCTCCGCTCCATCATGCCGGAGACCTACGTCCAGAGG GGTGACCAAGCTTCCATCGTCGGAGGGGCAATCGAGTTCGTGAAGGAGCTGGAGCAGCAGCTGCAGTGCCTCGAGGCGCAGAAGCGCAAGCTACTGGCGGCGGCGAGGCCTGACGCGACGCCAATGCACGcaagcagcggcagcggcagcaccAGGACCTGCTGCGCGGATTCCgcgacggcggcgacgacgagcaACTGCAGCAGCAGCGTGACGGAGGACGCGGCGGAGCACGCGCACGCGCCGCCGCCCCCATTCGCGCAGTTCTTCACGTACCCGCAGTACGTGTGGTGCCACTCGGCGCGGAACCCCGCGGCGGCTGAGGGGGAGGAGGACGGCCGGCGGTCGGGGGTGGCCGACGTCGAGGTGACCCTGGTGGAGACGCACGCCAGCGTGCGCGTGATGACGACGCGGCGGCCCGGGCAGCTCCTCAGCTTGGTCACCGGGCTGCAGGCGCTCCGCCTCGCCGTGCTCCACCTCAGCGTCACCACGCTGGACGCCCTGGTCCTCCACTCCATCAGCGTCAAG GTGGAGGAAGGGTGTGGCCTGGCGACGGCGGACGacatcgccgccgccgtgcaCCACGTGCTTTGCATCATCGACGCCGAGGCCACCGAGCAGCAGCTGCTCGCTGCAGCGGGGCCGCAACCGCAATAG